ATCGAAGCAACATTTTCATTGGAACGCGATATTTGCTGCTTGATTATTGAACGAAAATCATCACGACCTCCTTTATCGGACCCCCGGGTTCGACGAGAGGCAGAATTTATGACATTGGGTGGAGCAAAATCAAAGTTAAATTCATCAGCGCTCGAGTTCCATATAGACATGAACTCCTCAATAAAGTCAATCGTTACAATATATGACGAGAAATTGTGGAATGTAAAGTTTCTTCTGTTacgaacaattaaaaaaattcgttcCGCCAATTCCTTTTCTTTTGGATACTCCAACTGAAGTAAAATTAGTAGATCACCAAGGACTTCATCAGGACATTTGGGCTCATATATTTTACGCTGcattaaaaacaatattataGTGTAAAACTACCGCACAGGACTAATGGGAGTTCACTTACACATAAACTATTTACTATAGCCTTGCAACAGTATTGTACCAGAGCTTTTTGTGTTAAAGGGATAAAAATCATATGACGGGTTACATTCAATGTTAAATGCTCCAGCGATGATCCTTGGGTTACTGGAAGGTCTGCCATTATTTTCAATACGCATTCAAATCCTTCAAACTAAAACGAATTAATTATTATACTTTACTCCGCCACTATATTCAATTCAAAACTTACCGTTAATTTACCTTGAAGTAAATTCAATCCCAACTTTAACGTATGATGTaccaaactatttttaattgtcATTTCCTGCATCAATTTTTTTGCCTCTTCTTGGTGTCCAAAATATATTGCCAAATCAAAAAGGAACCTTGAAATCCAGGGCGATAAGGGTAAAGTCAAAAGCAGTTTGCTAAAATCACGTTGGAACTGATCTGTATTAAGTAGTTGCCAACATTGAGCAGCATGGACAAATGCTTTAGAAATGTCTTTACTAGTATTTGTAGTCAGAGAAATCTGCGGAGGCTCCATATTTTGTGCTTCGGATCGTTCTACTTTCCAATCCGTAAATCcttctaccaaaacatggtttATTTCAACATCTTCTGGGCGCGTATTGCAGTTCTTAATATAGCAATGCAAGGAGTAAATAAAAAGTGTGGTGGCATAAAAAAGCACTTGAGTACTACCTGCTGCAGAACTCGTTGATACTATTTCAATCAGTTTATCCCAGTAAACATTTTGTCCCCTAAGTAAATATAAAACCAAATGACAAGAATTacagaaaaatattaataatattaaaagggAATTATTTGATAGGGTTAATGAAAACTCTCTATTATATAATATTCGAGAGCGTTTTATGTTTCTTCAAAGTCTATAGATGCCAGGAACGTAAGTATGTTGTGGATTATTAATTGTAGATCTTTCAGAAATGCACAATTTTGTTTGACAACGCTTACTCCCACATTAATCagatcaatttttgaaaaatgtaaattaaaatttgcttaaaaaaatttgcaattgacGTCGGTGATTGGACATTTTCATACATACCAGTTTTTGTTGAACGGTAAAAATGTTTCCCAACGTTGAATTTTTCCACATAGCATGAGcactttgaatatttttttccaaatttcatttgtatcgcATTTTACTTCCTCAATAATTTGTCgtatataatattctaaagaaactgTAAATAGTCGGCAAACCATTTGCGATGGAACATCTGGCGTTTTGTGGTATATTAATGGTAAAGCTTCTTCCACGAGCATTTCCTGATATTTTTGAGGATTCTGTTTCATTCCTTCAGTAATCATTTCCAAAAGACGTGGCTGACGAcgtaaatggtgttaaatgttaaaaaattacaagaaaTACAAACTAAGTATATATACCGTATGCGTAACAGCAGCTTGTGGAAATCGCTTCAAAATTAATAGCAATAGTTTGCATTGATGTAAGCTGTTGTCTGCGTGATTGACAGTCATCATCAATATCTTATGCTGAACTTCATAAGACACATGCTGAAACATCTTAACATAGAATTCCTGTTCAGACGTGATGTCGTTTTCATTTTTCAAAGCATTTGTAAGTTcattaatttctttttctaaTTGCGGTTCTACGCAAGGGCTTTTGAGCGATAAAATTATATAGCTAAAACATTTAGCAGCTTCTTCAAAGTTATTTGCTTCTTTTTCTAAACGATAGACTTCAAACTATAACGAATACCAAATGTAGTTAATTTACGTAATATAACGTGGAAGAATAAAAATGCACCTGTACGTTGAAATTAGTTGGAAACAAAGACTTTGCAGTGATAATCCAAGATTTTGCTGAGCAGGGATCtgttgttcttaatattttcgCCTGCTGTATTATATACGATTCGTCGCCATCAAATGTAACATCCATTATGCAGCAGTTTGAAACTGAAAATGAAATTGGAAGTAGgggttaaattttatattaatttgagaacggtcaaaattttattatattttaaatatccGTGGAATGTAATATGTTCACTGTTTTGTAACATTCTTCGAAATTTGTCGTTTTTTAAATGTTCCCTGCCATCAAAGAGGTAATACAATCAATTACTCTttggtaaaatatatttttaataaatttcagcTAGTGAAAATTCTCgcaatatttatttagaataatAGCTATTACAAGACAAGAGAGCTTTTTAAAGTCTTGTATTCATATTAATGCTCATATCCAaacaatttattatatattgggAATTTACATTGTAAGAAAACTTTAAGTACATGAAATaagattaatttaatttatttattttcatatgtaactaatccttacaaaggccttatacagttacttaaaacgacattttaaataatactcaaaacaattctcttatttctaacattaatatactaacaataatacaacaacaacaggaTACTACTCTATTCTATATTAACACTAGGAAACAATTTTgatttcctttaaatttgtttcctagcatTTCGCAATTGCGTTGAATTGTTTCATCAGGAATAGATCTACAATATGAATTACTTATATCTTTAATTAtatcatataatttatttatcgcAGATATACTAATTACaattatagaatatttgtgataaataatttatatgtcttaattaaaaatatcaataCTTCTTATTGTGTACATCTATACCTGATGTAGCAATTCAAtgcaattgaaaaatattgaacAATAAAGAAATCGAATACATataaaaactctagcttctcttctatttgatacaaaaagatcgaataaaacaaaaatagctAGTTGTCTTACTGTTCATCAGGAACCCAAAATTATTGGAATTCTTGCTTATACGTACACCTAtttatgcaattaaaaaattaaaacgccATTTTAATGAGTTTTATAAGATTTGGATTCCCGCTTAATCCAGCCAAAtttgtcagtaccgtagtaattatttatttatttatttattcaaaaattctgtaatacaaagccaatagaggcctataaaattatattacatCATAACAAAAATACTGAGCCATCGATATAATGTAAACAAGTTAATACCTTAAACTAAGAAGAAACTAATTTAATTGGCTCCCCAGCCGCAAGAGTAGTAGTGACTATTAAAATAGCGATGAAATAAGTGGAAATTGGTCCCATATACAGTGCAAGTCAACATAAAATCAATAACTTAAAAATACATAGAAGTTACATAGAATATACCAAGTGTGTATGCAATAGATGAGATGTAAATCGTCCAAGAACCTTACAGTTTAGGTAGTACTAGCCATATATTCCATGAGTTTGAGACGAAATGCGTTATTACAATGAGAAAAAATGCGTAGTTCTAGAGGCAAACGATTCCAACACCGAGATATTCTGACCACAAAAGATCTAGCATAAATATTCCTCCTTATACGAGGAATAAATACCTGAGCATTTCTAATAGAACTTGAACAAATCCTCtcataaatattataaactttgtttgtAGATACTACTGACATAAGTCATTGCCAGAAGAGTGAACATGGTCTTTAGATATGGTCTCGAAAAgacaaaccaaatttttttatatctcaTTCTATTGTCGATCACTTGGGATCCAAAGTAAGTCCAAGTCCAATGGGCTAACTCAAGTCAAAGATTCTGGTTCGATATAACAGCAGCCCGATTTTTTAGACTCACTCGAGTATTCACAGCAGGTGGAGACGTTCTCTCTTATCAAAGAATGGCTCACTATCAAGATTGTTAACCCtggagtcatccttattttttgtacactaacgtcatccttcgccaTTTTGACTACAgcttatttcaagacgctataatttgcatcgtgagcaaaaatgagagccaaaattgagtttatttccctattcaatttgtttttaattagtataagacaaaaattcataaaatggttgtattggtataacttaaatttagcaTTTCCCAGTCGACCAGAATgcgttttaaatcgaaaatgaaattaagcgtcgtcattttgacgaaggatgactgtcccggGGTTAAGGGTGAAGACACCTTCGGTCGGGGTTTGAGATTTTTTGATGTCAAACAAAATAACGAaccgttaaaaaaaataaaaatagaaaagatACGGTATTTTGAAGGAATTGGAATCGGCATATaagggaaaaattaaattttattcattggcCAAATCTAACGCCTTCAAAATAGACAACAAAGAAAGTTATGTTTCGCATAAATAGTACGATAAATATGATCCTGTAAACCATCAACACATGTAGTATTAAAGAGTAGATGAGATGGCGATAACattatttacaaaaagaaaaaaaaaaactaggtaGATCTAAGTAAGGGACCCATGGGGTACTCCACACGTAACAGAATGTATTTTCGATTCCATTCAAAGAAAGATATTGATTGCGGCCGGAGACATGATTCGATAAGCTTCCACGCTGTAACCGAAAATCTGTAGTTCACAGCTAGTTTGTaaattagcttttagcttttgatATATATAATACATCTTACTTATATATAACGAACCAAACGGTCACACGGTGAGGATGTAAAGGTTTGTCAACAATAATTTTTGGATAAATTATAGATGCGACCATTTTGCGTGTCGTCAAGTTAGAAATCGGTctcataaatttatatttaatcaaaactGAGTCAAGACAATTGCAAGATTTGCACCATTTATGTTGGAAACCTTTTTCTTTTAATACAGCTCTTTTTCGAACATACAATGGCATCATTCTGATGCTATTAGATAGCAGGAAGCATATTAAATTACATGAGTAAAAACTCATTGATGTTATGAGGAGATGATCAGTTAAAAATTCTTGTCTTCTCTTCAGACCATAAGAAACATGATCCAAAATGTTTTATGTGTATTCTGTATATCTTCGCATTTAAAAATCAATCTAAAACTTTCAGAATTCCGTCCACATTTTAGCGGAGATTATGTATACACTTAAAGATGATCTTCTTTTCGTGCATATGGTAAAGCAAAATTCTACTCCTTATTGTTtcaaagttagtgcatataacttttaaattcttcattttttggttaaaatatCTAAGGCAATAATCTAGTTAAAATCCACCTTTTCCTTAGTCTTGTCAATTTGTCAATCAAAAACAAAGAGTTAGAGTTACTTTCACCCCTAGACAAAGTTGATTAATTATTCACCAGaaggaaataaaaatgtaacttGTTCAATACTTCAATAACCTCGTTAGTATTGTGGTTGCATTGGGTGCATTTTTTAACATTCCTGTTGCCGGGCAAGATATAGGCCAAGTCTGCTACATCGACAAAAAAAGACAGATATTGGTGAGGTTCAGCAATGTATTTATACGAGATAAAATCATGAGTGCATACTTCAAAAGTCGGAACTTGAGGAGACGTGATATTATTGGAGAGGTCGTAAAGGATAGTGAGACATCCGATGTGAATACTAATCCTCGTGATAGGGTCTTCCTCAATGACCACTACTCACCGGCAGCTGGTAAACTTAATGCTGCCTGTCGTGGCCTCTTAAAAGATGGTTTGATTTCGAAATACAAGATTATTAATGCTGATAAGCTTAGTGCTAAGCTATTATTATTGGATGGAAGAGAAACCTTTGTTTATAATGTGGATGGATGTGCTGCGATTCGTAATGGTAACTCACCTATCTCTTAAAATTAGTTTGATTGTTTGCTACTTTATAAGTATatgctacatttttttttaagtctgtGAAGTTGTGATATAATGTCTAATGAATTCCTTTTGTTCTTCTTTTTAATGATCATTATATCTATGCTCCAACTATTGTATTATATTTAAGTATATTTTATTTGATCTCTAATGCTGCTTTGATCAGCTGTACTTTAGCAAAATGAATTTCTAGGTCCATGATGTATAGCGATTATATTGTGCCATTATACTTGTACCGGTACATTTGGTTCCCCACCATACCGTTGTGTTTAATATCCAATGTCAATTAGCCCTAACTTGGGCCCAATTGTTAATGGCAACACATATTTCTCGAACATTCTGCGTCCTTACATAGGCAATTTTTCTGTTGCACATATGAACTGTTGTAGTATTAGGCCCTCTTATAATACTTCCAAGTTTGATGATTTAAAAGCAGTGTTCGGAGGTTCGGGTTTTGATGCCATTGGCATCTCTGAAACTTGGCTAAATGAGAATGTGTCGAGTTGTGCTGTTGAGTTACCTGGCTATAGGTTTATTAGGAATGATCGGTCTGGTACTCGCAGGGGTGGTGGTGTGGGTATATACATTTCTCGCAAATTTGTTACTAAGGTTGTTTTCCGAAGTTCAAGTCCAGTTGCGGAGTCTGTTTTTATTGAGCTACATTTGGGGAGCGTTAGGGTTTTGTTTGGTGTGGTGTATCTGCCGCCACCAGCTGACATACATTCATTTGAGGATCTTCATTCGGAACTATTTTTGAACTATTCCAACATCATTGTTGTGGGAGACTTTAATCTTAACCAGTTTGACTTGGCTAAGTCGGCTTCAGTCCGTTCGTTTTGTGCTAGGAATAATTTGTCCATTTGTCACAATTCAGTTCCCACACACTATGATGTGCAACATAAGTCAACATCACTAATTGACTTTTTTCTTATCAGTAACCCATCTTTGATAAATTTCTCTTCCCAGGTGCAATGCCCTGGTATTTCCCACCATGCGCTGGTTTTTGCTTCTTTTGCCTTACATTCGGCAGCCAATGATGACTATGTTGAATACAGGGACTTTAGGAGGATGGACTGGGATGGGATTGCGAGATTTTGTGATTCctacaatttttcaaatattttggatGAACAGGATGTGGATTCGAAATGTTTTTTGTTCTCATCTTTAATTGACACCTTGTTCGGTTTTGTGCCGACTAGAAGATGTGTACGAAGGACTGATGATTGTTGGATGAAGTTGAGAACTGTTATTTATGCGCGGTCGCTGAGGGACTTGTCTTTTTCTACGTATTTGGCCGATCCATCTGAATATAACTGGAAGGTGTTTTGCAAATATAGGAATCGGGCGAAAGCGGTAGTCAGAAGGGAGAAAAGgagacattttgcaaaattatttgccAGCTTGGACACCTCGGGTATGTGGAGACTGCTTAAGGAGGCTGGATGCTCGAGATCGGTTAATGTGGCTTTTGACTGTGATATTGAGACTTTGAATGAGCATTTTGTGCGAACGCCATTGGATAACGTAGAGTCACACGAACTACCTTTTGATCATTCGGATGGGGATGATGGCTTATTTTCTTTTAGAAGTGTTGATGAATACGATGTTGTGTTGGCCCTGAAAAAGGTAAGATCAGGAGCGATGGGGACAGATGGGATACCTATTCACTTCTTGAAGTTGGTGTATCCATTTATCGCCCTTGTCTTGTTAGATTTAGTCAATTCGATACTTACTACTTCGACGTTTCCTATTCTATGGAAGAAAGCGCGGGTTGTTCCGATTCCTAAGTCGGCCAGAGTTAGGGGTCCGGAAGATTTGAGGCCCATATCAATACTCCCGGCAGTTTCGAAGATAGTGGAGCTCTTAATAAAGGACCAAGTATTGTCGCAAACTAGAAACGCAATCTTCAATTCACAATATGCTTTTCGTGCTGGACACAATACTACATCTCTTCTTGTGCACTTGACGGACACTGCTAGAAGGTGTGAGAATGAAAAAAGGTTGTCTATTCTTGTGTCCCTGGACTTAACCAAAGCTTTTAATTCTATTTGTTATACTACGATGATTAATAAGCTCAggaataactttaatttttctaattcGGCGTGTAAGTTGATATGGTCCTTTTTGACTGGTAGGTCGCAATTTGTAGAGATGAATTGTGCTGTGTCTAGCAATCTGGGGTTATCATCGGGTGTACCCCAAGGCACTGTCCTGGGACCCCTTTTAttcattttgtatataaatgacCTCCCTGATTGTGTGGATAGCAGATTTTGTACCCCGTTTTTGTTTGCGGACgacatatttttacattttagttCTGCACGGAATTGCCCTGATTTATTGCGTGATAATATACAATCTTGCCTCGATCGGATTTTTCAATGGTCGGCAGTGAATGCGTTGGCCATTAATCCGGTCAAATCTAAAGCTATCGCATTTTGCTCTTCGAGTCGTTATTTCAATTATGGATTATTTATTGATGGGACTGCTATCGAATTTGTTAGTCAATTTAGTTGTCTTGGAGTTATTCTAGATGAGCAGCTACGCTTTTTGTCCCACATAGAATCTGTCCAGCGTAAGGTTTTGAGTGTTCTACGAAGGATTTATTCTACTAACATTTATTTGCCACTTGGTACTAAGTATCGTATAGCTTGGTCGCTACTCATGCCGCAGGTACTATATGGACTCGAGGTTTATTCGGGCACTACATCTAACAATATTGACTTACTTGGACGTATTGTTAATTCTGTGGCGAGATTTGTCTTTGGCGTTAGGAGAAGGGAACATATATCGGGTTATGTAAGAGAATTGTTAGGATGTTCTTTCAGGGATTTCGTTAAGATTCGCGCAGTGTATCTTTTCTATAGGACGCTTAAGTGCGGAGTAGTTTTACCACTGTGTAATGCATTTTCTTTTATTCGGTCTGCAAGGGTTAATCATATTGATATTCCTCTGAGTAGGTGTAGTACCTTCGACAGATCTTTTCTGATTCGTGTGGCACGTTGTTGGAATTATTTGCCTATTGAATTACAGACTTTTACACACTCTAATAATGCTTTTAGACGTAAGCTTTTGCAGCATTTTTCGGGTGATACTGAATGATTCTCTATTTTTGTGTTGCTTTAACATGGATAATTGGGCATATTTTAgtgttcatttttttaaatgtatttataaaTGGCTGGGGAGCCAAATATACTATggttaagtaattttttttttgtaatttaggtAATCTAgattttaagtttttgaatttaattattttctataattcAGGTATTTTGTTTTGCTATGTAATACGTTTTTTGGCCCTAGGGCTTTTGTATTACTTTGtggattaataaataaataaataaataaataaataaatacttcgTAGTATTACTTATTTTAAAGTCGAATTCGGCTACTTACGGTTATCTGAAGGTAAATTAGTGGCTTTGTTGAGTATAATTATTATGTTGAGTAGGATCTACGAATTTGAGTTCTTTTCTGTTTGCatgtatttaggttaggtttaggTTTAGGTGAATGATAAAATGAAACGAAATAGAAAACTCATAGAAAATGATACACATACACACTATACATGaaagtaaacaaacaaatactatcaaataaaaattttggatttagcaacagtgctgccgctactacttcaatcgaagtattttgcttcattttcacaaaaatttacttcgtcactccttcttccaaaaatctgcttcactttttgttctgcttcaaatttttaaattttcccccatataacctaattgtttttcgtattcctttaattacgatgaacatagcggttttaatcattgaattattaaccgatgtggaccaatttttgcatagttgttagagaccatatacttacaccatgtaccaaattaaagccggatcgaatgaaatttggttctcttagaggctccgcaagccaaatggggggatcagtttatatgggggctatatataattatggaccgatgtggaccaatttttgcatgcttgttagagatcatatgctgaaaccatgtaacaaatttcagctggatcggatgaaatttgcttctcttagagtccccgcaatccaaatttgggggtccgtttatatgggaactatacgtaaaagtggacctacatcaataacaactacttgtgccaagtcgatagcttctttcgttcggaagttagcgtgttttcaacagacgggcggacggacggacatgcttatggggtcttagggaaATATttcgctacttcaattttattcgatctactccacttttttccaaaatttacttcactcaatttttcactagcggcagcactgtttggcaaacaaaaattgacgcctttcaaattttcgataacaaAGTAAGATGACAAACAACAGGGTGACTAAGTGTATGAAGTAGTTCGGGGAAAATAATAGCCCCGTTTATCCGCacgacagtggtcgtgtcgaacatatcccatatattgatcATTATAAGTTATGCGCTGTAcacactatcagttattccggacgacagtgctcgtgtcgaacatatcccatatattgtgcacagtaTAAATTAAGTCCGATGGCAtagtcgatactgctgcatgtttatgggatcgataacacatttaccgattatttagtcatcgccgacaagtcgtatcgatccgacacactgtaagatcctttacaaacaccgacattccgtccggaataactgataatctgtaatgcgctttaaatgtgttatcgatcccataaacatgcagcagtatcgattatgccttcggacttaacttataatgtgcacaatatatgggatatgttcgacacgagcactgtcgtccggaataactgatagtctgtaaagcgcataaagcaCATTAAAGACTATAAGTTATTCCGGACAGaacgtcggtgtttgtaaagaatcttgggatccaccgtggtgcaatggttagcatgcctgccttgcatacacaaggtcgtgggttcgattcctgcttcgaccgaacaccaaaaagtttttcagcggtggattatcccacctcagtaatgctggtgacatttctgagggtctcaaaacttctctgagtggtttcactgcaatgtggaacgccgttcggactcggctataaaaaggaggtcccttgtcattgaacttaacatggaatcgggcagtactcagtgataagagagaagttcaccaatgtggtatcacaatggagtgagcctgatacaccgggctgccacataacctaacattgtaaagaatcttacagtgtgtcgaatcgatacgacttgtcggcgatgtgtcgtcggtaaatgtgttatcgatcccataaacatgcagcagtatcgattatgccttcggacttaattataatgtgcacaatatatgggatatgttcgacacgagcactgtcgtccggaataaatgATAGAGGGTAAAGCGCATAAAGGCCTTTACCCTCTTCTGAGAAtctccactacgtcgaaaacaatcatatacgacatcataaactcgtcggaaaagcgccgtcactattgagaagttgtaccacgccaagttactacgaaaatgtttctcatcagtgcaattattaggtgcctatttagatcaatttcgaaggacgccaataagaacccctgcaaactatcagaaaaagtgcattttatggtaattgtagaagaatcattgtgatcaagtaaaacacgattgtgtagatgtttattgatttgattaaacatttataatttcttataaatataacatttttcggtttatttcatcacattt
This is a stretch of genomic DNA from Haematobia irritans isolate KBUSLIRL chromosome 4, ASM5000362v1, whole genome shotgun sequence. It encodes these proteins:
- the IntS10 gene encoding integrator complex subunit 10; translated protein: MDVTFDGDESYIIQQAKILRTTDPCSAKSWIITAKSLFPTNFNVQFEVYRLEKEANNFEEAAKCFSYIILSLKSPCVEPQLEKEINELTNALKNENDITSEQEFYVKMFQHVSYEVQHKILMMTVNHADNSLHQCKLLLLILKRFPQAAVTHTPRLLEMITEGMKQNPQKYQEMLVEEALPLIYHKTPDVPSQMVCRLFTVSLEYYIRQIIEEVKCDTNEIWKKIFKVLMLCGKIQRWETFLPFNKNWGQNVYWDKLIEIVSTSSAAGSTQVLFYATTLFIYSLHCYIKNCNTRPEDVEINHVLVEGFTDWKVERSEAQNMEPPQISLTTNTSKDISKAFVHAAQCWQLLNTDQFQRDFSKLLLTLPLSPWISRFLFDLAIYFGHQEEAKKLMQEMTIKNSLVHHTLKLGLNLLQGKLTFEGFECVLKIMADLPVTQGSSLEHLTLNVTRHMIFIPLTQKALVQYCCKAIVNSLCRKIYEPKCPDEVLGDLLILLQLEYPKEKELAERIFLIVRNRRNFTFHNFSSYIVTIDFIEEFMSIWNSSADEFNFDFAPPNVINSASRRTRGSDKGGRDDFRSIIKQQISRSNENVASIVASFISQENLRLIHFLYDVEVNQFE